The following coding sequences lie in one Deltaproteobacteria bacterium genomic window:
- the treS gene encoding maltose alpha-D-glucosyltransferase — protein MGGKKRNDVQLDNNSLWYKDAIIYELHVRAFCDSIGDGVGDFCGLIQKLDYLQDLGVTALWLLPFCPSPLKDDGYDMSDYTDIHPLYGTLDDFATFLREAHRRGLRVITELALNHTSDQHPWFQRARRAKPGSRWRDFYVWSDTPEKYQDARIIFKDFESSNWSWDPVAHAYYWHRFYSHQPDLNYDNPAVREAILQAVDFWFGLGVDGLRLDAVPYLYERNGTNCENLPETHAFLKELRRHVDRQFQNRLFLAEANQWPEDATAYFGDGEECHMNFHFPLMPRLFMAIQTEDRFPILDILQQTPVVPENCQWGVFLRNHDELTLEMVTDEERDYMYRVYAQDPQARINLGIRRRLAPLLGNHRRRIELMNGLLFSLPGSPILYYGDEIGMGDNVYLGDRNGVRTPMQWSADRNAGFSRANPQRLYLPIIIDPEYHYEAVNVDAQQHSPHSLLWWMKRLIALRKRHKAFGRGVVEFLYPENPKILAFLRRYQDECILVVVNLSRFVQYVELDLAIFKGIQPVEMFGRVTFPPIGDAPYLLTLGAHSFFWLMLEVPRMGEAGAADPADEAPTLQVKGPCAQVLHEEGRETLAALLVQYLKERRWFGGKARQIQSITLSEVIRFPYDTAVAQVTLLAVAYAEGDPETYVLPLLVATGEEARRVQQELPQALVARLAGEDGAGVLYEALGDNAFCAALLDAIARRRRCKGAFGDLIGVPGRMLRQLCGPADTVLTPSLLKAEQSNTSIVYGEKLILKLFRRVDTGVNPDLEVGRFLTEKAAFPHTAPVAGTLEYRRRQGEPMTVAILHGFVPNAGDTWRYTLDALDRYFEAALAQPATVQPAAPQKPLLALTEEDVPAVAAELMGSYLASVRLLGQRTAELHLALASDAHDPHFTPEPFSTLYQRSIYQSMRSLAAQSFRLLRQRLKQLPEAVLAEARQVLDLEGEVLRRFQIILHHKIATMRTRYHGDYHLGQVLYTGKDFIIIDFEGEPARPLSARRMKRSPLRDVAGMLRSFHYAVYTALFNQVDKGILSSPPGGLASLEQWVGLWYGSVSAMFVKAYLEVAAQSVFVPRSRTDLQVLLDAFLLEKAVYELSYELNNRPEWVHIPLRGILQLLDTAE, from the coding sequence ATGGGCGGCAAGAAAAGGAACGATGTTCAGTTAGACAATAACTCCCTATGGTACAAAGATGCCATCATCTATGAACTCCACGTCCGCGCCTTTTGCGACAGTATAGGGGATGGGGTCGGGGATTTTTGCGGCCTCATCCAGAAGCTGGATTACCTGCAAGATCTTGGCGTCACGGCCCTGTGGTTGTTGCCGTTTTGTCCGTCCCCGCTGAAGGATGATGGCTATGACATGTCTGACTATACGGATATCCATCCTCTGTATGGAACCCTCGACGACTTTGCCACGTTTTTGCGCGAGGCCCATCGGCGCGGTCTTCGCGTCATCACCGAGTTAGCTTTGAACCACACCTCTGACCAGCACCCCTGGTTCCAGCGTGCGCGGCGCGCCAAACCTGGCAGTCGCTGGCGCGACTTCTATGTGTGGAGCGATACCCCAGAAAAATACCAGGACGCCCGCATTATCTTTAAGGACTTCGAATCGTCCAATTGGTCCTGGGATCCGGTGGCCCATGCCTACTACTGGCACCGTTTTTACTCGCATCAACCGGACCTCAACTACGACAACCCGGCCGTGCGCGAAGCTATCCTGCAGGCCGTTGATTTCTGGTTTGGGCTCGGCGTGGATGGATTACGGCTGGATGCCGTGCCCTACCTCTATGAGCGGAATGGCACGAACTGTGAGAATCTGCCGGAGACCCACGCGTTTCTCAAAGAGCTGCGCCGCCATGTCGATCGTCAGTTTCAGAACCGCTTGTTTTTAGCCGAGGCAAATCAATGGCCAGAGGATGCGACCGCCTACTTTGGCGATGGGGAGGAGTGCCATATGAATTTTCACTTTCCCCTCATGCCCCGGCTGTTTATGGCAATCCAGACGGAGGACCGTTTCCCTATTCTCGACATTCTGCAACAGACCCCGGTTGTCCCGGAAAACTGCCAGTGGGGCGTCTTTCTGCGCAACCACGACGAACTCACCCTGGAGATGGTGACCGACGAAGAACGAGACTACATGTACCGCGTCTATGCTCAGGATCCCCAGGCGCGGATCAACCTGGGGATTCGCCGCCGCCTAGCACCGCTCCTGGGCAACCACCGCCGGCGCATCGAACTGATGAACGGACTCCTCTTCTCGTTGCCAGGGTCTCCCATCCTCTACTATGGAGATGAGATCGGCATGGGGGATAATGTCTATCTGGGCGACCGTAACGGGGTACGCACACCCATGCAGTGGAGCGCGGACCGCAACGCCGGATTTTCGCGGGCCAACCCCCAACGCCTCTATCTCCCTATTATCATCGACCCCGAATACCATTACGAAGCCGTCAACGTTGATGCCCAACAGCACAGCCCCCATTCGCTGCTGTGGTGGATGAAACGTCTCATTGCGTTGCGCAAACGCCATAAAGCCTTTGGGCGCGGCGTGGTGGAGTTCCTGTACCCGGAGAACCCCAAGATTCTTGCGTTCCTCCGGCGCTATCAGGACGAATGCATTCTCGTCGTAGTTAACCTCTCCCGCTTTGTGCAGTATGTCGAGTTGGACCTTGCCATCTTCAAAGGGATACAGCCAGTCGAAATGTTTGGCCGGGTGACCTTTCCCCCGATTGGCGATGCACCGTACCTCTTGACCTTGGGGGCTCACTCCTTTTTTTGGCTTATGCTGGAAGTCCCACGCATGGGTGAGGCTGGGGCGGCTGATCCCGCGGATGAGGCCCCGACGCTGCAGGTCAAGGGCCCGTGCGCGCAGGTTCTGCATGAAGAAGGCCGAGAGACGCTGGCCGCGCTGCTTGTGCAGTACCTCAAGGAACGCCGCTGGTTTGGCGGCAAGGCGCGACAGATCCAGTCTATTACCCTATCGGAGGTGATTCGCTTTCCCTACGACACTGCGGTCGCTCAGGTGACGTTACTCGCGGTTGCCTACGCCGAGGGCGATCCGGAGACGTATGTGCTGCCTCTCTTAGTCGCGACCGGAGAAGAAGCACGACGGGTGCAACAGGAGCTGCCACAAGCGCTGGTGGCGCGCCTTGCGGGAGAAGATGGAGCCGGGGTGCTCTATGAAGCGTTAGGAGACAACGCGTTTTGTGCAGCGCTGCTTGACGCGATTGCCCGGCGTCGCCGTTGCAAAGGGGCGTTCGGTGATCTCATTGGCGTACCCGGGCGGATGCTGCGGCAACTCTGCGGTCCGGCGGACACTGTACTAACGCCCTCGTTGCTAAAAGCAGAGCAGAGCAACACCTCGATCGTGTATGGGGAGAAATTGATCCTCAAGCTCTTCCGACGGGTTGACACAGGAGTGAACCCAGATCTGGAAGTGGGACGCTTTTTGACCGAGAAGGCCGCTTTTCCCCACACTGCCCCGGTCGCTGGCACCCTTGAGTATCGACGGCGTCAGGGGGAGCCAATGACGGTGGCCATTCTCCATGGTTTTGTGCCGAACGCGGGTGATACCTGGCGCTACACGTTGGATGCGCTCGACCGCTACTTCGAGGCCGCCCTGGCGCAACCGGCGACCGTGCAGCCCGCCGCGCCGCAGAAGCCACTCCTGGCGCTCACCGAGGAAGATGTCCCTGCAGTAGCCGCGGAACTGATGGGTTCGTACCTGGCCTCGGTGCGACTGCTGGGCCAACGGACGGCTGAGCTGCACCTAGCGCTTGCATCCGACGCGCACGATCCCCACTTTACCCCGGAACCATTTTCCACGCTCTACCAGCGTTCCATTTATCAATCAATGCGTAGTCTGGCTGCACAGTCCTTTCGGCTGCTGCGTCAGCGCTTGAAGCAGCTCCCAGAAGCGGTTCTCGCGGAAGCCCGGCAGGTCCTCGACTTAGAAGGGGAAGTGCTGCGCCGCTTCCAGATCATTCTGCACCACAAGATCGCGACGATGCGGACACGCTATCATGGCGACTACCATCTCGGACAAGTGCTGTACACAGGAAAAGATTTCATCATCATCGACTTCGAAGGCGAACCTGCCCGTCCGCTCAGTGCGCGGCGCATGAAACGCTCGCCGCTACGCGACGTCGCTGGCATGCTCCGGTCGTTTCACTACGCCGTCTACACGGCGCTCTTTAATCAAGTAGACAAAGGGATCCTCAGTTCTCCTCCTGGGGGGCTAGCGTCTTTGGAGCAGTGGGTAGGCTTATGGTACGGGTCAGTTTCGGCCATGTTCGTGAAAGCCTACCTCGAAGTCGCCGCTCAGAGCGTGTTCGTGCCCCGCAGCCGGACGGACCTGCAAGTCCTGCTAGATGCCTTTCTGCTGGAAAAAGCCGTCTACGAACTGAGCTATGAACTAAACAATCGCCCCGAGTGGGTGCACATCCCGCTACGCGGTATTTTGCAACTCCTGGACACCGCAGAGTGA